ATAGAAGGGGGATAGTTAGGTAGTCTAGTGGAATGTAGGTAGAAAACACCGAGGAAGAATAAGCATAATTATAGGCTTTTATATTTTGATATTTGCATAATGGAGGAAGATTGCTCAATTTGACAAATGTCTGTTTGTTAGTAATCACATATGATAATGAACTGTACATGGTCATGGTTTCAGCATATCACTTTTGTGCCAAAATTGTTTTTCTTTACAAGGTATTAGTTCTGTTCTATATATCTTAAAGAGAAGTCTGTTGCAATTTGCACAGAAAAAAAGCCTAAGAATGAAGAAAATGTTGGTTCTTTATACTTCTGCAGATCCAGAATGAGGAGAGCGTTATTCTTTTTCTGGTGGTATGGACTGTGACAGAGATTACTCGATATTCCTTCTATACATTCAACCTGCTCAACCATTTGCCATACTTCATTAAATGGGCCAGGTGGAGATGTCTTGCACTCGAGTTTCTCATGGTTCTGTGCATGTTGGTTTCACGCATGCTGAACTAACACACAGGAGAGCAGATGTTTGAGCTTTAGTTATGTGTCAGCAAAGTGCAAGTCAGTTGCTTTCTGTACTTGGGATCATTGCTGCTTGGTTTAATATGTTAAAAACATTTTAGCTGAGGTTTTTGGAGTAtggttttttctttgctttctgtgtCTCGCAGTTTGAACTCTGCTTTCACTTACtctaatttctttttcatttactCTAATATTTTTCTCTATCTTTTTAATTTTATCTCCTCTTTTAATTTGCAGTATGACTGTTTACGATGCTTTGAGTACAGTGCCCAAAATAACACACCTGTGCTAATCTTTGTGGATGTTAGTTTTCTGAAAATGTGGGAGTTGTTGTCACTTAGTCTGTATTATTACTTTATAAGAACTTCTGCTTTATCAGAGCTTTTGTAAGATTATATCCATGTAGTGAAGTTAAATACTGACTTAGTTTAGGCCACAAAAAACGAGTTCCAAATCAAAACTGTCTTGATTTTGAAGCATTCTTCAGGTTGGCCACTAGATCACATACACTACACAGACTGTGTGTGTTTATCAGGAGACTTGACTGGAATAGTATTCTATGTAGTCATTATTTGAAAAATACATGTAAGGCAGACTTGTTATGTTAGAAGAAGAATATCTAAGCTACATTCAGTACAGATGACTCCTATTTAAAAGAGTTTGTttgttattttcctttatttttgttttatagaTAATCCAGGTTTGATGCTTCTAGTGTGCTTCTTTGATATGTCTGATATTTATGTCCATTCTtataaaacatttcttttttgcTAGTGCCTAAGTGAGAGACTTGTTTAAGCACTAAATGACAAACTTAAAGATAGTCAGATTGGCTATCATCAgtagtttttttttaatacagactTCAGAAAGAGAAATGCATTCAGAACTATTTACATTGACAGATGATAATTTTTACCATCAGGTCAGTGTGCCTTGAATAACAGAATTTTGTTTCCATAATATAGACAGTAGGGAAAACCAACATTCTCACTGAAAAGACATATggtgaaatattaatataaataaaacatctgaaaatatattattttttcataAAGTCTAAAATATCCCTTCAAGATTTATGGATAAACAAACAGCACAACTGGGCATGAATTCAGTATCAAGAGAGATGGAATTTCTGATCTTTAGCTTATAACTGCATAGAGACAAACAATATGTAAGGTATTATTTCCTTCTTATCTAATCTGCATTCTTCTTGGTgctgccaagcaataggacaggAGGCaaagggcagaaactgatgcacaggaagtgccacctgaacatgaggaagaacttctttactgtgcaggtgactgagctctggaacagattgtccagagagaaAATCCagtgtctccctcactggagatattcaaaacccaTCTGGACACAGTCCTGTTCCATGTGCCTTAGGATAACCCTGCTTGAGTGGGGAGACTGAACCAGGTGACTcattgtggtcccttccaacctgaactattctgtgattccccTCATCTGTGAGTCTTCTAAGCCCTTCTGCTTCTAGGAGGATTTCATGCTTAGTTGCTGCTGGTTTGGATCTCATTTCTTTTGATCAGGGAGTTCACATTGTGAACTTTCTCTCTGTGTGACAGctctcattgctgttcccaatatGAACTGGAGAATTGTTCCATAGGAGAACCTGCATATCCATGGTGCACTGTGTGAAAGGACAGCACATAACCTATTGATTACAATTTTCATTCTGTCACTGCCTATGTGGCCTTTGGCATTCAAACCACATTTTCTTTCAGCTGGATGTTTTGCCTTTTATTTGAACGTCATCTCACTTTAATTTAAAATGGATCTGATAAGTTTCTGgcactttaattttcttttctctttttattccAATTTCCATTAGTGGTAAATGTAGTATTCCCATGTTGTAGTGAGTAAAACGAGCTCTTGATGCTATTCAACATTGTCATTATCTTCAAACAATTTGCAGTACATACAACTgacccagtgtgtgtgcactGTGATGAAAATATGTAGGATCATCTGAGATTCAGTCCTGGTCTGAATCCTGTTGGTGACAACAGGAGTAAGAAtagtacattttaaaaaaatcattactgGAGACTAAAAACTTGAGGGTTGTTCTATTAGAAAGAGATGAAAAACATTCTGTCACTTCTgtgtttttaaacaaagcactGAGGAATTCTCTTGTCAATCTAAGCAACTCTACTGAAAGTAACTGAAACTGATATTTTGTGTCAAGTCAGGATGTGATCCCTGATTCTTGTGCAGGAACCACTTTAATACATTTCTGTGCCACTAATAATAAGAAGTGAAATTTTTAAGTTTACGGAATGTTTCTCACaagggttttttttattcttattatttTTCAATTCAGATACAACTTTTTTATCGTTTTGTATCCTGCTGGAGTTGCAGGTGAACTGCTAACCATTTATGCTGCTTTACCCTATGTGAAGAAAACAGGAATGTTTTCACTGAGACTTCCCAACAAATACAACGTCTCCTTTGACTACTATTACTTCCTTATTATTGTCATGTTCTCCTATGTGCCATGTAAGTACTGGTTAACTGTGGAAACATTTTAACATcataaaaataaatcttcagCGATGCTATAAACACTGCCTGTATTAAAATTTGCTGAACACTTTCTACTGTAAGAGCCTGCTTTCTGTTGTGCCAAGCTTTATGTGCTTTAATTGGTTAGGCTGAAATTTACTGTCCTGTTATCTGCTTAGGAACATAATCTGTCTTAAAAATTTTAATGAACATGCTAAAATTATTTCTCAGACTTGGACGAACTTAGAAAAGTTGCTGCTTACACACAGATATGTCTGTAACTGTGTCATTGGGACTTTCTAGTGCCTCTCCCACTTTGAAATAATGACTTTAAAATGGTTCTGCAAGTTGTGCCAGAGATATGCTGTGGCTTTTTACTACTAATAACCATTTACATTGGAAAAAGCATCATTCAAGCACGCTCAGGAAAAACTTGAAGCAGTATTTTctaagatttcattttcacagaAATAACACCCCCTCCCCCCAAACCTCTCTGAACACCTGCAGTCCCTGGTTTAATCAGTTTGCCCTTGTACTTATGCATGCCAGAAACCATGGAGGCCAAGTAGAGAGAGTATCTTGTCTGTCTTTCACTTCCAGTGTTATCTCCACTGCTACCTAAGGAGTGAAGACAAGGAGAAAGCACCCTGATGTACCAGATATTCCACCACAAATAGGGCTAGACCAAACTAGGCAAATGTAATATTTtagataatagtaataataaaatatataatattttaaaatacatcttAAGTACATTGAGGCAGCAGATTAGAGAGAGAAATTGAAAAGCAGGAAAACTGAAGTTAAAGAGTCTGTGATCTGCATTCATGAAAGGCATTAATTTGAGAAGGCAGCATTCAATATGGACTTTTACAATATGAACACGCAGTTAAATTTTTGGTTCCAAAAAGTCATGAAGGCTAACAAGAGAGATTTATGTCAACAAAAATATTCTAAGGTGTGATAACTTTCTAAGAGTTTTACATCTGTTTATGTAACAACACTTCAGGAATAAATCCAGTTTTCTAGCCATTAAATGTAAGGATCAACTCTGTCAGTAGAACAGTAATATAATAGATGGCAGAGGGACAGCAAAGAGGCATCTCCCTACTTCAGACTTGAACAAATAGGGTAAATTTGTATCCTCCTCCAAGTCTTCAAAAATGCTTAGGACAGATTTGAAGTCTTCAAGCACTACCAGAATGTGGTGAAATCCTGTTTCTACAAGGAAACTGTTGGAGTGAAGTTCCTTGAACACAGGGTATTTATTCAGGGATAAATGAGCTTTGAGTAATTATTGTTTTTTAAATCACTGCAATATTCATGACTTGTTATTATTCACCTTAATCAACTCAACCACTGTGTGCTATAATTTTTACTCAGTTCATCATTCTGTAAAATAGTGGTTTTCCATTATGTGATCTGTTGAATTTTTCCATCTAATTTGCTTTCTTTTATGCTTTGATCAAGTATTTCCACAACTGTACTTCCACATGCTGCGGCAGAGAAGAAGGGTGCTTCATGGAGAAGTGATTGTGGAAAAGGACGATTGAATCAAGCTGTGTAACCATGGTGCTTTCAgtggaaaggaaaagaagagagGGTAAAGACCCAAAACTTCCTCTGatttttctgagtccaagttttAAAACATGGAACAAGAATAAACaactgtgcctgtgcctgtggatTGTATTATTTTTGCAATTAATATATTTTGAGACCTACCTTTTCATCCTCAGATTCACTTTGGTTTTTAATTGTTCATTTCttcaaagaaatattttctttttttcaatagGTTGACAAATAGCTTTAAGAATTATAATAGCTACTATGCCTTCTGTTCTGAAAGTTCTGTTATGACCTGTAGTCATTATCAAGAACAGAAGAGGAGTTGATAAGTTGTACTGAAAGTGAGTCTTCTGGAAATCAGAGTGTAAATTAGGTAATGATGTTTTTCATAGACTAGGTGAATTGAATGGTATTTAAGCTTTATATTAAGTAATACCTTTCCAATTATAAGTACTGTAGCACGttgtttaacatttttttaattacagTATCACATGCAgaattccagaaggacttttgaaAAGAGTTGAATTCTTGATTGTCAGTGCAAATTTAGACCTCTCTGTATTTTAATATGTAATTTTAAAGATACTTAGGGTAATAGATATAATATTAACTGGTTAAAAGTTTGTGCTGAGGAGAAGACAGGTTGTGACTTCCTTTTTCTAATCAGTGGCTGGAATGGGACTCCTTTGCAGAGCAAAGCTGATTGTCAGCATGTTTTCTATTCTACATTTAAAGTATGTATGCAGAAAAATCAGTATTGCATTGAAAATCTGTAGCTATGGTGAGATATTTGACTTCTTTTCAATAGCTTGGTGggataaaatatatttaaaatatcatCCTAAATATAAATTGTGCTTTGATTCATCCCATTGGGAAATTTTAATTGCTCCCTCCCCATTAATTGTTTATACTGGGTTGACCTAATTCTATTTCATGTCTTCAATAATCTGCAGGAAGGATCTACAGTATATTGATAGAAGTTAGAGGTGATTTTATACTATATGATACTTGAGTGGGAGAGGTTCAACAAATTGGGAGGTTTTGATCTAACAGCCTAGCAGATTCAGAGAAAAGGTGATGCATTTGAGGAAACTTGGATACTGAGTAAGAGAGAGAAGATTGAAATGTAGTAATGTGGTATGAAGCCTTGAAAATGTAGGCAGCTAACCTGTCTTGTTTCTGGCTTCACTGATGTCAAAAGAAGTGTATGCATATGTGGAAGAGCTGCATCAGGCAGCTGTAAATCAGAATACTTGTGGTTGCTGAGGTAATTTCTGGAGTAGAGTCTTATGTTTTGGCTACCTCAGGGATGAAGAATTGGATAATCTTCTGAAAGCTCAGAGAACAATAACAAAACTAGTGGAAGTGAGAAAGAATTCGGAAAGATTGAGTTGCTAATATGTGTAATTCTTTGTTCTATGATAAATATGGAAGAACTTTAAAAAGTATGGAGGTGTAGCTATGGTGGTGAATTTGGAACAAGGGAAAGAGGCAATGAATATCAGAAGAAAGGTCCTACTGATTAGTTCAATTATGGAATGACACAGCAATGCTTATCAATGCACGCAGTGTCTTGGAAGGGTTTCAGTTAAAGTTGGCAAGAGATTGAACTGCATATTTGAATAGGCAGTTTCCATTTTTAGCTTCAATGATACTATGATAATACagctttttgaaatttgtagataTGCCAGAATAAGGTGTATTAAGTAATTTATTTAAAAAGTAAGAATTTGCTATATCCCTGACTTTTAAAATCCATGTTGTGCCTTGGATTTGTGATATTTATGTATGTCTTCATTACACATAAATGAGTTTCTTTTTATGTGACAGGTGCATAGTGTACTTGAGACAGAACAGTTGAAtttctttaaattttaaaaaatgtaatctTTATATTCCTTAAATTTCACGCAAGGTGCTCTAATTTAACTTACTACTTCTGTTCTATATGCAGCTAAAATGATTAAAAGTTTTAAACATAAATTACATTTACAACACTGAATCACAAAATAGTTGTGTTACTATGTGTTCAGACTAGCAGTTGTATGTGTCCAACATTCTTTACTGTTTTATAAACTACGAGGAACATATTGGCAGTTTTGGGAAGTATATCTCCATTAGCAAACAGAAGAGTGTGATGAAATATGAAAAGCTCAGATTAGATTAAGTTCTGTGTCTCTTTTTACTGTCAGAGCAGCTCACTGAAGACCATAGCTATCAATTCATTGAAATTGCATTGGATTTGAAATCCTTGATCAGATAAGTGTATAAGTGTAGATAGTATTCTTACTAAAGGAAATACTTGCACAATAAAAGTGTATTATATTTGTTTTCATTGTGGCCTGAGGATATTATTATATGTTAATCAAGGACCTATTTTTATATCCTTTTGTAcatatgaaatgaaaaaaaaaccaacactgtTTGCTACAATCTTGGGTTGCACTTCCATAAAGCAACAATGTACAAGGTAATGATACAATTTAAAACTGGATTTACAGCCATGAAAGAGTCTTGCTAAATAATGAATTAACAAAAGTAAAGCTAAAATTTACTCACAGTATCATATTCAATGTTTCATTGACCAGAGAGATTGCCATGTAGATTAGTTTACATGACATTTACCTAAGAAAAGTAAGCAAcatgttcttttcttccttctgttttTTGACTGAAACGTTTCCATGAAGCCTCTTTTTCACAGAATcagtaaggttggaaaagacctccaaggtcaccaagtccaacctttgaacaCTCTCACATCAACTAGACTAtagcactaagtgccatgtccagctgcttcttgaatgcttccaggggtgatgactctaccacctccctggggagccagttccaatgcctgaccagcctttccatggagaaattcttcctgatgtccaacctgagcctcccctgacacagcctgaGGCCTTTTCCTCTTGTCTGGTTGCTGGTTCTGTTAACACATCTTCTGAAACATAGTGAGAATTGCAGGTAAAATCTTCTTGCTATTGACTTCAGATGAGCTAGGATTTTATCCTATGTAGTTATATTTAAATTTCAATATACCATCTTGAAACATTTAATTAACCTGTCAAATGGATATTAAAACTTAAGTATGATTTTCATATGGTGCTCTCTTTCCAACTTCTTTTTTACATCTGTGTTTTTGTCTTCCTCTCTGCAATATTTCTAGTTTTCTAAAGCGTTTAAATCCTCCTGCTTAGGTAAGATTAGGAATGTATTCAAACATCAGCATCTCTAATGTTTTCATGTAGTCCTTTAACAAATTGTCTTTATAAAGGTATTCTCTTACTTGTTCTATATAGGCCTTCTGAAATGAATTTATATAGAGCATGGCTTTATGAAACTTTTTGAATAGCAGTATATAGAAATAGGGAGATTCCTTTTAATCAGGTGACTTTTCCTACTATTGGTAGAAACAGAAATCATCTTTTGTATAAACTACCTGAAAGCAGCTGTATTTCTTGAGGTCCTTCCCAGCACTTACATACTATGAAAAGCTGTTTTGGGACAGACTGGGTTGTTTCACAGCTCAGCTCAGAATGTTTGGAGGTCAGATTCTGGCTTCAGGGCATGGGCAGCAGCAAGGAACATGGTGCTGAGGTATTGCAGCTTCTGTGTTACCTGGCAAGGGGTCACTGAGGCCATAGTGAGCAGTAGCTGATAGATGTAATTTCTCCCACCCTGCAGGATGTGAGATGAGAGGAAGCTGTGATTACTCAGTGTGCTGTCATTACTGTCTGCTGAGGGAGCTCAGGGGATCAGCTGGAGGATCTCTGTGCACAGGGGGTGTGTTACAGAGAGGCTTTCCCactccactcagctctgctttgcTATCTGTTGGCCTACATGTCTTGAGATGGACAGGTCTGCCAGGACGGGCATGGCACACCAACCTCAACAGCTCAGTTCAACATAAACTGACTTGGAGAAATGGTGCAGGGTgctgtttcccattcccattgAACATAACATTTGGCCAGGTTCATGTTCATGGATAGATTGCAAGTCTAGTTAACAGAGAGATGCATGGAGACCTGTTCTGTGACCAGatgcaaatattttaaatgtaGGTACATTTTAAATATAGGTCTAGCTACTGCTCTGATTGTTGTACTCTTGGTCTTTACAATAGCTTACTTCAGTGGATATTAGGATATGTGTATGGTTACTAAATAAACCAGAATGAAACCAATTCACAATCGTTACAATAATTTATAATTTCAAATTAGTTTAAATGACGTTAACAGTTTTTCAATCAAGCTCTTGCTTAATCTgccttaggaagaaaaaaaagaaaggaaagttaATACAAATAAATGTTCTGCACTAGGTAGTAGGGCCTCATAAATCAAAATTTTCAGGCAGGCAAACTTGCTGCATTTCATGCAGGATTTTTTAAGtgggtttttttaacaaaaaaggTGAAAGCTTTTCTGAAAATCAAAGTTTATTTCAtaatgtatattttaaaatgtgctGAGACTTACTGTATTATTTATTATCGGTTTACAATTTAAATTCATGCTGAACCTGCAGTTTTTATAGATGATTACCTGTAGCCCATTAAAATGTTTCATTCTGTGTTTGTTACAATGGCTGTTTAAAGAACAAACTCCCCATTTTTCCACAGAGCTCTGTGTTCTCTTGCTGAAATGAGTTTCAGTATTGTTACTGCCTGGGatgcttttccaggctgctgaagGGCAGGTTCCAGAGTGCCAAGGGCAGCTCCGTGATCTCCTtccaggagggcacagctccACAGTGGGTGGCACTCTCGGGTTGGTGTCGGGCACCgcggtgccaccggtgccattCTGGGGTCTCGAGGAGTGCCAGCTCTGCAGATGTCCCCAGCTGATTCATCCCCATGACTTCCCAGATGGAGAGAACTGTTAGGTCACAGTAGCAAATCTGACAAGTGAACTGAGAGCTGTCCCAAGAGAACTGCAGAGAACTGAATGTTGGGTGACCCCAGCCCTCTCGAGGAAGTTGCTGACAGTTTCAtgcctgcagctgggagtggctggtGATGTACAATACTTTCTGTGTCATGTTGTACCACCTGAAACATGCTGTCCTTTTATTCATACTCTCCTGCCTCTCTGTTTGGTCTTGAATGTATTTGAATGTCCTTTCAGTTTATGGCTTTGTAAAAGTGTAAGTGCAGAAAAATTTATCTGAGTGTGTAGAATGTATATGTATAGAATTGTACTTCAAGTTTCT
The sequence above is drawn from the Melospiza melodia melodia isolate bMelMel2 chromosome 1, bMelMel2.pri, whole genome shotgun sequence genome and encodes:
- the HACD1 gene encoding very-long-chain (3R)-3-hydroxyacyl-CoA dehydratase 1 isoform X2, translating into MASSEEDGGGNGAVEEKENGKKKKKLGVLATTWLIFYNVAMTAGWLVLGIAMVRFYIQKGTHRGLFRSVQKTLKFFQTFALLEVIHCAVVRTSVLVTGVQVSSRIFMVWFIAHSIKQIQNEESVILFLVVWTVTEITRYSFYTFNLLNHLPYFIKWARYNFFIVLYPAGVAGELLTIYAALPYVKKTGMFSLRLPNKYNVSFDYYYFLIIVMFSYVPLFPQLYFHMLRQRRRVLHGEVIVEKDD
- the HACD1 gene encoding very-long-chain (3R)-3-hydroxyacyl-CoA dehydratase 1 isoform X1, which codes for MASSEEDGGGNGAVEEKENGKKKKKLGVLATTWLIFYNVAMTAGWLVLGIAMVRFYIQKGTHRGLFRSVQKTLKFFQTFALLEVIHCAVGIVRTSVLVTGVQVSSRIFMVWFIAHSIKQIQNEESVILFLVVWTVTEITRYSFYTFNLLNHLPYFIKWARYNFFIVLYPAGVAGELLTIYAALPYVKKTGMFSLRLPNKYNVSFDYYYFLIIVMFSYVPLFPQLYFHMLRQRRRVLHGEVIVEKDD